A single window of Tepidamorphus gemmatus DNA harbors:
- a CDS encoding NADPH:quinone oxidoreductase family protein: MKAVLCETLGPPSKLVVRDLPEPRPGPGEVAVRVRAAALNFFDTLIIEGKYQFKPQLPFSPGAEFCGTVAALGEGVTGFAEGDLVAGFPGWGACRETVVVPAAKLVHVPAGADPEQAAGLIVTYGTTLHALADRAKLKPGETLAVLGASGGVGAAAVEIGKLLGARVIAAASSPDKLDFCRALGADEVIDYTREDLKERLKELTGGRGVDVVYDPVGGDYAEPALRSMAWQGRYLVIGFAAGQIPKIPLNLVLLKGCDIVGVFYGKFAEVEAEADRANTARLLGWLAEGRLKVAIHGRYPLERTVDALEALARREIKGKAVIVMEADAAAAR, translated from the coding sequence ATGAAAGCCGTCCTCTGCGAGACCCTCGGACCGCCATCGAAGCTCGTCGTGCGCGACCTGCCCGAGCCACGGCCCGGGCCGGGCGAGGTGGCGGTCAGGGTGCGCGCCGCGGCGCTCAACTTCTTCGACACGCTGATCATCGAGGGCAAGTACCAGTTCAAGCCGCAGCTGCCGTTCTCGCCGGGTGCCGAGTTCTGCGGCACCGTGGCCGCGCTCGGTGAGGGCGTTACCGGCTTCGCCGAGGGCGACCTGGTCGCGGGCTTCCCCGGCTGGGGCGCCTGCCGGGAGACCGTCGTCGTACCGGCGGCGAAGCTTGTGCATGTTCCCGCCGGCGCCGATCCGGAACAGGCGGCAGGCCTGATCGTCACCTACGGAACGACCCTGCACGCCCTTGCCGACCGGGCGAAGCTGAAGCCGGGCGAAACGCTCGCGGTGCTCGGCGCCTCCGGTGGTGTCGGCGCGGCCGCCGTCGAGATCGGCAAGTTGCTTGGCGCCCGGGTGATCGCCGCTGCCTCCTCGCCGGACAAGCTCGACTTCTGCCGCGCGCTCGGCGCCGACGAGGTGATCGACTACACCCGCGAAGATCTGAAGGAGCGGCTGAAGGAGCTGACCGGCGGCCGCGGCGTCGATGTCGTCTACGATCCGGTCGGAGGCGACTATGCCGAGCCAGCGCTGCGTTCGATGGCCTGGCAGGGGCGCTACCTGGTGATCGGGTTTGCGGCCGGCCAGATCCCCAAGATTCCCCTCAACCTGGTGCTGCTCAAGGGCTGCGACATCGTCGGCGTGTTCTACGGCAAGTTCGCCGAGGTCGAGGCCGAAGCCGACCGCGCCAATACCGCGCGCCTGCTCGGCTGGCTCGCCGAGGGCCGTCTGAAGGTCGCGATCCATGGCCGCTATCCGCTCGAGCGCACCGTCGATGCGCTCGAGGCGCTGGCGCGGCGCGAGATCAAGGGCAAGGCAGTGATCGTGATGGAGGCCGACGCCGCCGCGGCGCGCTGA
- the ppa gene encoding inorganic diphosphatase, producing MRIDAIPVGENPPEDINVIVEVPVGGEPIKYEMDKAAGTMFVDRFLYTPMRYPGNYGFVPHTLSEDGDPIDVVVANQRPIVPGAYMNCRPIGVLVMEDEKGGDEKLVAVPSTRLTRRYERIRTYEDLPAITIEQIQHFFEHYKDLEAGKWVRVVRWGGPDEARRMILEAIERARSGA from the coding sequence ATGCGGATCGACGCGATCCCGGTCGGGGAGAACCCGCCCGAGGACATCAACGTCATCGTCGAGGTTCCGGTCGGCGGCGAGCCGATCAAGTACGAGATGGACAAGGCCGCCGGCACGATGTTCGTGGACCGGTTCCTCTATACGCCGATGCGCTATCCGGGAAACTACGGCTTCGTGCCGCACACGCTGTCGGAGGACGGCGATCCGATCGACGTGGTGGTCGCCAACCAGCGGCCGATCGTCCCCGGCGCCTACATGAACTGCCGACCGATCGGCGTCCTGGTCATGGAGGACGAGAAGGGCGGCGACGAGAAGCTGGTTGCCGTGCCCTCGACGCGGCTGACGCGGCGCTACGAGCGGATCAGGACCTACGAGGATCTTCCCGCGATCACCATCGAGCAGATCCAGCACTTCTTCGAGCACTACAAGGATCTCGAGGCCGGAAAATGGGTCAGGGTGGTGCGCTGGGGCGGCCCGGACGAGGCGCGCCGCATGATCCTCGAGGCGATCGAACGGGCGCGATCCGGCGCCTGA
- the typA gene encoding translational GTPase TypA encodes MQLRNIAIIAHVDHGKTTLVDRLLQQSGAFRENQRVAERVMDSNDLERERGITILAKATSVVWKDTRINIVDTPGHADFGGEVERILNMVDGAIVLVDAAEGPMPQTKFVVGKALKIGLRPIVAINKVDKPDARPDEVVNEVFDLFAALDATDEQLDFPILYGSAKEGWMATSPVAPAAQSDRSMAPLFDLVLSHVAPPAVEDGPFRLLGTILEANPYLGRIITGRITSGTLRPNQAIKVLARDGSLVEHGRVSRILAFRGIERTAIDLAEAGDIVAIAGLSRGTVADTFCDPAVETPLIAQPIDPPTVSMTFRVNDSPLAGTEGDKVTSRVIRDRLFKEAEGNVALKVEETPDADAFVVSGRGELQLAILIETMRREGFELGVSRPRVVVKRDEATGQLLEPIEEVVIDVDEEFAGVVVQKLSERKADMVDMRPSGGSRQRIVFHAPTRGLIGYQGELLTDTRGTAIMNRLFHSYAPYRGEIPGRRNGVLISTEAGEAVAYALWNLEDRGPMMIEPGCKVYPGMIVGEHTRDNDLEVNVLKGKKLTNIRTTSKDEAVRLTPPIRMTLERSLAWIDDDELVEVTPKSIRLRKAVLDPNERKKAERARAAGTAA; translated from the coding sequence ATGCAGCTTCGCAACATCGCCATCATTGCCCATGTCGATCACGGCAAGACCACGCTGGTCGATCGCCTGCTCCAGCAATCGGGTGCGTTCCGGGAGAACCAGCGTGTCGCCGAGCGGGTGATGGATTCCAACGATCTGGAGCGCGAACGCGGAATCACCATCCTCGCCAAGGCCACCTCGGTCGTCTGGAAGGACACCCGCATCAACATCGTCGACACGCCGGGCCACGCCGATTTCGGCGGCGAGGTCGAGCGCATCCTAAACATGGTCGACGGCGCCATCGTGCTGGTCGATGCCGCCGAGGGACCGATGCCGCAGACCAAGTTCGTGGTCGGCAAGGCGCTCAAGATCGGCCTGAGGCCGATCGTCGCCATCAACAAGGTGGACAAGCCGGACGCCCGCCCGGACGAGGTGGTCAACGAGGTGTTCGACCTGTTCGCCGCACTCGACGCCACCGACGAACAGCTCGACTTCCCGATCCTCTATGGCTCGGCCAAGGAGGGCTGGATGGCGACGAGTCCGGTCGCGCCGGCCGCACAGTCCGACCGCTCGATGGCGCCGCTGTTCGACCTGGTGCTGTCGCATGTCGCGCCGCCGGCGGTGGAGGACGGACCGTTCCGTCTCCTCGGGACGATACTCGAGGCCAACCCCTATCTCGGCCGCATCATCACCGGCCGCATCACGTCGGGCACGCTGAGGCCCAACCAGGCAATCAAGGTGCTTGCCCGCGACGGCTCGCTGGTCGAGCACGGCCGCGTCTCCAGGATCCTCGCCTTCCGGGGCATCGAACGCACCGCGATCGACCTCGCCGAGGCAGGCGACATCGTCGCCATCGCCGGACTGTCCAGGGGCACGGTCGCGGATACCTTCTGCGATCCGGCTGTCGAGACGCCGCTGATCGCCCAGCCGATCGACCCGCCGACCGTGTCGATGACCTTCCGCGTCAACGATTCCCCGCTCGCCGGCACCGAGGGCGACAAGGTGACCAGTCGCGTCATCCGAGACCGCCTGTTCAAGGAGGCGGAGGGAAATGTCGCGCTGAAGGTCGAGGAGACGCCCGATGCCGACGCCTTCGTGGTGTCCGGCCGCGGCGAACTGCAGCTTGCCATCCTGATCGAGACCATGCGCCGCGAGGGCTTCGAGCTCGGCGTGTCGCGTCCGCGCGTCGTGGTCAAGCGCGACGAGGCGACCGGCCAGCTGCTCGAGCCGATCGAGGAAGTGGTGATCGACGTCGACGAGGAATTCGCCGGCGTCGTCGTCCAGAAGCTGTCGGAGCGCAAGGCCGACATGGTCGACATGCGGCCCTCCGGCGGCAGCCGCCAGCGCATCGTTTTCCACGCCCCGACGCGCGGCCTGATCGGCTATCAGGGCGAACTGCTGACCGACACGCGCGGCACCGCGATCATGAACCGCCTGTTCCACTCCTACGCGCCCTACAGGGGCGAGATCCCCGGCCGACGCAATGGCGTGCTGATCTCGACGGAAGCGGGCGAGGCAGTCGCTTATGCGCTGTGGAACCTCGAGGACCGCGGGCCGATGATGATCGAACCGGGCTGCAAGGTCTATCCGGGCATGATCGTCGGCGAGCACACGCGCGACAACGACCTCGAGGTCAACGTGCTGAAGGGCAAGAAGCTCACCAACATCCGCACCACCTCGAAGGACGAGGCGGTGCGCCTGACCCCGCCGATCCGCATGACGCTCGAGCGCTCGCTCGCCTGGATCGACGATGACGAGCTGGTCGAGGTGACGCCGAAGTCGATCCGGCTCAGGAAGGCCGTGCTCGACCCCAACGAGCGCAAGAAGGCCGAACGGGCGCGCGCTGCCGGCACGGCAGCCTGA
- a CDS encoding DUF3833 family protein, giving the protein MIHTTSLIRAAALTGFIAAVAGAASAADAVAPAPLTLEGYFTGTTHGSGAFNSWIAGVDRAFELTAEGYWDGTTLTLVEDFRFADGARERKTWRFVRTGEGTYIGTREDVVGEAVVTTHDGRIRMTYDLDLPRADGSTIRLHFRDIIERQRDGTVLNTARVTKFGLPIARVEVVFSKPAIGRGGGAAAGQAAGSRSTPAPRPATSQ; this is encoded by the coding sequence GTGATCCACACAACGAGCCTGATCCGGGCGGCGGCCCTCACGGGCTTCATTGCGGCGGTTGCCGGAGCGGCCTCGGCCGCCGATGCCGTGGCACCCGCGCCACTGACGCTGGAGGGGTACTTCACCGGTACGACCCACGGCAGCGGCGCCTTCAACAGCTGGATCGCCGGGGTAGATCGGGCCTTCGAGCTGACCGCCGAGGGATACTGGGACGGGACCACGCTGACGCTGGTCGAGGACTTCCGCTTCGCCGATGGCGCGCGCGAGCGCAAGACCTGGCGTTTCGTTCGCACCGGCGAGGGCACCTATATCGGCACGCGCGAGGATGTGGTCGGCGAGGCTGTCGTCACGACGCATGACGGCCGAATCCGCATGACCTACGACCTCGACCTGCCGCGCGCGGACGGCTCGACGATCCGCCTGCATTTCCGCGACATCATCGAGCGGCAGCGCGACGGCACGGTCCTGAACACCGCGCGGGTGACCAAGTTCGGGTTGCCGATTGCTCGCGTCGAGGTGGTGTTTTCCAAGCCCGCGATCGGACGAGGTGGCGGCGCGGCTGCCGGTCAGGCCGCGGGCTCGCGCAGCACGCCGGCGCCGCGCCCCGCCACCAGCCAGTAG
- the rlmN gene encoding 23S rRNA (adenine(2503)-C(2))-methyltransferase RlmN, whose amino-acid sequence MAVSLDISRANPNAPTVAAEPAAPGRAALVGLTRARLAAALAEIGIPERQLRMRTTQLWSWIYGRGATSFAAMTDIGKELRARLDARFSLTRPAIVAEQVSADGTRKWLLRFAPRAPGETPVEVETVYIPEHDRGTLCVSSQVGCTLTCRFCHTGTQPWVRNLTPHEIVAQILVARDRLGDWPGAARPAEGYVPDTDRAVSNIVLMGMGEPLYNFDNVRDAVLIAADGEGLSLSKRRITLSTAGVVPLIPRAGAEMGVMLAISLHAVRDDLRDELVPLNRKYPIAELLDACRAYPGLSNARRITFEYVMLKDVNDSLADARELVRLLKGIPAKINLIPFNPWPGSPYQCSDWERIEAFADVVNRAGYASPVRTPRGRDIMAACGQLKSESARVPAWKRRLAGEGQPAGGEAR is encoded by the coding sequence ATGGCAGTTTCCCTCGATATCTCACGCGCCAATCCGAATGCGCCGACGGTCGCTGCCGAGCCCGCGGCGCCCGGTCGCGCGGCGCTCGTCGGTCTCACCCGGGCACGGCTGGCGGCCGCACTCGCCGAGATCGGCATTCCCGAGCGCCAGCTGCGGATGCGCACAACCCAGCTGTGGAGCTGGATCTACGGCCGGGGCGCCACCTCGTTCGCGGCGATGACCGATATCGGCAAGGAGCTGCGGGCGCGGCTCGATGCACGCTTCTCGCTGACAAGGCCAGCCATCGTTGCCGAGCAGGTCTCCGCCGACGGCACCCGCAAGTGGCTGCTGCGGTTCGCGCCGCGAGCGCCTGGCGAGACGCCGGTCGAGGTCGAGACCGTCTACATTCCCGAGCACGATCGCGGCACGTTGTGCGTGTCGAGCCAGGTCGGCTGCACGCTGACCTGCCGGTTCTGCCATACCGGCACCCAGCCCTGGGTGCGCAACCTGACGCCGCACGAAATCGTCGCGCAGATCCTCGTCGCGCGCGACCGGCTCGGCGACTGGCCCGGCGCGGCGCGGCCCGCCGAAGGGTACGTGCCCGACACGGATCGGGCCGTCTCCAACATTGTGCTGATGGGCATGGGCGAGCCGCTCTACAATTTCGACAATGTCCGGGACGCGGTGCTGATTGCGGCCGACGGCGAGGGCCTGTCGCTGTCGAAGCGGCGGATCACCCTGTCGACGGCCGGCGTCGTGCCGCTGATCCCGCGCGCCGGCGCCGAGATGGGCGTGATGCTGGCGATCTCGCTGCATGCGGTGCGTGACGACCTGCGCGACGAGCTTGTGCCGCTCAACCGCAAGTATCCGATCGCCGAGCTGCTGGATGCCTGCCGAGCCTATCCGGGCCTCTCGAACGCGCGGCGCATCACCTTCGAGTACGTGATGCTGAAGGATGTCAACGATTCGCTTGCCGACGCGAGGGAGCTGGTGCGGCTGCTGAAGGGCATTCCGGCCAAGATCAACCTGATCCCGTTCAATCCCTGGCCCGGCAGCCCCTACCAATGCTCGGACTGGGAACGGATCGAGGCCTTTGCCGACGTGGTCAACCGCGCCGGCTATGCGAGTCCGGTGCGTACGCCGCGCGGGCGCGACATCATGGCGGCCTGCGGTCAGCTGAAATCGGAGTCCGCACGCGTGCCGGCCTGGAAGCGGCGATTGGCGGGGGAGGGCCAGCCGGCCGGCGGCGAGGCCCGTTGA
- a CDS encoding GNAT family N-acetyltransferase — MSTVVIDVRPARPADALGLSEVHDEAWTTAYRGIIPAVMLERMMARRGPDYWHRVASRRGAGTLVLQFDGKVAGYATLGPNRVRRLPYGGEIYELYLGPSYQGVGLGRRLFREARRVLSVNGLQGLVVWALEENAQARAFYTRLGGMEVARAVEPFGDVRLRKIAFAWR, encoded by the coding sequence ATGAGCACCGTCGTCATCGATGTCCGGCCGGCACGCCCGGCAGATGCGCTGGGTCTGTCGGAGGTTCACGACGAAGCGTGGACGACCGCCTATCGCGGCATCATTCCGGCGGTGATGCTGGAGCGTATGATGGCGCGCCGGGGGCCGGACTACTGGCACCGGGTGGCCTCGCGGCGCGGCGCCGGCACGCTCGTGCTCCAGTTCGACGGCAAGGTTGCAGGCTATGCCACGCTCGGCCCGAATCGGGTGCGGCGGCTGCCCTATGGCGGCGAGATCTATGAACTCTATCTCGGTCCGAGCTATCAGGGGGTGGGGCTCGGACGCAGGCTGTTCCGGGAGGCACGGCGGGTGCTGTCCGTGAACGGCCTGCAGGGGCTGGTGGTCTGGGCGCTGGAGGAGAACGCCCAGGCCAGAGCCTTCTACACCCGGCTCGGCGGCATGGAGGTCGCGCGCGCGGTGGAGCCGTTCGGCGACGTCCGTCTGCGCAAGATCGCCTTCGCCTGGCGGTAG
- a CDS encoding invasion associated locus B family protein, translated as MITLRTGLAMAAISLSMAAAASAQTATPLGQFRDWGAYVAEGSGGKVCYALSQPKSMEPKNVNRDPVYFFVTSRPAQGVKNEVSVVIGYPFRTDSRASAQIGSDTFTLFTKDDGAWVENAAEEARLVSAMRAGATMVVKGTSQRGTETTDTYSLSGISAALDRIAQECR; from the coding sequence ATGATCACACTGAGAACCGGGCTCGCCATGGCGGCGATCAGCCTGTCGATGGCCGCAGCGGCATCGGCGCAGACCGCGACCCCCTTGGGCCAGTTCAGGGACTGGGGCGCCTACGTGGCGGAGGGGAGCGGCGGCAAGGTCTGCTATGCGCTGTCGCAGCCGAAATCGATGGAACCGAAGAACGTCAATCGCGATCCGGTCTACTTCTTCGTCACCTCGCGCCCTGCGCAGGGCGTGAAGAACGAGGTCAGCGTGGTGATCGGATATCCGTTCCGCACCGACAGCCGGGCCAGCGCCCAGATCGGCTCCGACACCTTCACCCTATTCACGAAGGACGATGGCGCCTGGGTCGAGAATGCCGCCGAGGAGGCGCGACTGGTCAGCGCGATGCGCGCCGGCGCCACGATGGTGGTCAAGGGCACCTCGCAGCGCGGCACCGAAACGACCGATACCTATTCGCTGTCGGGCATCTCGGCCGCGCTCGACCGGATCGCCCAGGAATGCCGCTGA
- a CDS encoding argininosuccinate synthase has product MADVKKVVLAYSGGLDTSIILKWLKETYACEVVTFTADLGQGEELEPARRKAEMLGIKEIYIEDLREEFVRDFVFPMFRMNALYEGVYLLGTSIARPLIAKRLIEIAHETGADAIAHGATGKGNDQVRFELTAYALDPDIKIIAPWREWEFKSRSELIAFAERHQIPVPKDKRGEAPFSVDANLLHSSSEGKVLEDPNQEPPAYVFQRTVSPEAAPDKATIIEIGFEKGDPVSLDGKPMSPATLLAALNDLGRDNGIGRVDLVENRFVGMKSRGIYETPGGTILHIAHRAIESITLDREAAHLKDSLMPRYAELVYYGFWFAPEREMIQALADRSQEMVTGTVRLKLYKGNVIVIGRASPNSLYSDALVTFEDDRGAYDQKDAEGFIRLNALRLRTLAARKRRS; this is encoded by the coding sequence ATGGCCGACGTCAAGAAGGTGGTGCTCGCCTATTCGGGCGGCCTCGACACCTCGATCATCCTGAAATGGCTGAAGGAGACCTACGCGTGCGAGGTCGTCACCTTCACCGCCGATCTCGGCCAGGGCGAGGAACTTGAGCCGGCGCGCCGCAAGGCCGAGATGCTGGGGATCAAGGAGATCTACATCGAGGATCTGCGCGAGGAGTTCGTGCGCGACTTCGTGTTCCCGATGTTCCGCATGAATGCGCTCTACGAGGGCGTATACCTGCTCGGCACGTCGATCGCCCGGCCGCTGATCGCCAAGCGGCTGATCGAGATCGCCCACGAGACCGGCGCCGACGCCATCGCCCACGGGGCGACCGGCAAGGGCAACGATCAGGTGCGGTTCGAACTGACCGCCTATGCACTCGACCCGGACATCAAGATCATCGCGCCGTGGCGCGAGTGGGAATTCAAGTCGCGCTCCGAGCTGATCGCCTTCGCCGAGCGCCACCAGATCCCCGTGCCGAAGGACAAGCGCGGCGAGGCGCCGTTCTCGGTGGATGCCAACCTCCTGCATTCCTCCTCCGAGGGCAAGGTGCTGGAGGACCCGAACCAGGAGCCGCCAGCCTATGTCTTCCAGCGCACGGTCAGTCCGGAGGCGGCGCCCGACAAGGCGACGATCATCGAGATCGGATTCGAGAAGGGCGATCCGGTCAGCCTCGACGGCAAACCGATGAGCCCGGCCACCCTGCTCGCGGCGTTAAACGATCTCGGCCGCGACAATGGCATCGGCCGGGTCGACCTGGTCGAGAACCGCTTCGTCGGCATGAAGAGCCGGGGCATCTACGAGACGCCGGGCGGCACCATTCTCCACATCGCGCACCGGGCGATCGAATCGATCACGCTCGACCGCGAGGCGGCACATCTGAAGGATTCGCTGATGCCGCGCTATGCCGAACTCGTCTATTACGGGTTCTGGTTCGCCCCGGAGCGCGAGATGATCCAGGCGCTCGCCGACCGGAGCCAGGAAATGGTCACCGGCACGGTCCGGCTGAAGCTCTACAAGGGCAATGTCATCGTGATCGGACGGGCAAGCCCGAATTCGCTCTATTCCGACGCACTGGTCACCTTCGAGGATGATCGCGGCGCCTACGACCAGAAGGACGCGGAGGGCTTCATCCGCCTCAACGCGCTGCGCTTGCGGACGCTGGCGGCACGCAAGCGGCGGAGCTAG
- a CDS encoding site-2 protease family protein, whose translation MSWSINIGRIAGIELKIHLTFLLLLAWIAVAYYISGGAQAAVEGVLFICAVFACVVLHEFGHAMAARMYGIGTRDITLLPIGGLARLERFPEKPGQEIVVAAAGPVVNVVIAILLILILGTSVQPDVLAEVENPQIGFFTKLAAVNIFLVLFNLIPAFPMDGGRVLRALLSYRMDRAAATRVAASIGQGLAFAFGFAGLIYGNAILVFIAIFVYLAAGAEAASEGLMALGRGLKVDDAMIRDYQTLRPDQTVDDAAEALIRTTQREFPIIDGAGRLRAFLLREQMVQALARSGPRTPVLEAATDTPVTVPSGTRLDLALKRMQEAGQQTIGVVDGSGRLIGYVSQENIAELMMLGEANWHVRRSAAGTGLVPRVPPAA comes from the coding sequence ATGTCCTGGTCCATCAATATCGGCCGCATCGCCGGCATCGAGCTCAAGATCCACCTGACCTTCCTGCTGCTGCTCGCCTGGATCGCGGTCGCCTACTACATTTCGGGCGGTGCGCAGGCGGCGGTGGAGGGGGTGCTGTTCATCTGCGCGGTGTTCGCCTGCGTGGTGCTGCACGAGTTCGGTCATGCGATGGCAGCGCGGATGTACGGTATCGGAACGCGCGACATCACGCTGCTGCCGATCGGCGGCCTCGCCCGGCTCGAGCGCTTTCCCGAGAAGCCCGGTCAGGAGATCGTCGTCGCCGCCGCTGGCCCTGTGGTCAACGTGGTCATCGCGATCCTGTTGATCCTCATCCTAGGCACCTCGGTGCAGCCGGATGTGCTCGCCGAGGTGGAGAACCCGCAGATCGGCTTCTTCACGAAGCTCGCCGCCGTGAACATCTTTCTCGTGCTGTTCAACCTGATCCCGGCCTTCCCGATGGACGGCGGCCGGGTGCTGAGGGCGCTGCTGTCCTACCGGATGGACCGGGCGGCGGCGACGCGGGTGGCCGCCTCGATCGGCCAGGGCCTGGCCTTCGCCTTCGGCTTCGCCGGGCTGATCTATGGCAACGCGATCCTGGTCTTCATCGCCATCTTCGTCTATCTGGCCGCGGGCGCGGAGGCCGCCAGCGAAGGGCTGATGGCGCTCGGCCGCGGCCTCAAGGTCGACGACGCGATGATCCGCGACTATCAGACCCTGCGTCCCGACCAGACCGTGGACGACGCGGCGGAGGCGCTGATCCGCACCACCCAGCGGGAGTTTCCGATCATCGACGGCGCCGGCCGGCTGCGCGCCTTCCTGCTGCGCGAGCAGATGGTACAGGCGCTGGCGCGCAGCGGCCCGCGCACGCCGGTGCTGGAGGCGGCCACCGATACCCCGGTGACTGTGCCGTCCGGCACGCGGCTCGATCTGGCGCTGAAGCGGATGCAGGAGGCCGGCCAGCAGACGATCGGTGTCGTCGACGGCAGCGGCCGGCTGATCGGCTACGTCAGCCAGGAGAACATCGCCGAACTGATGATGCTGGGCGAGGCCAACTGGCACGTGCGCCGTTCGGCTGCCGGCACCGGCCTGGTGCCACGCGTGCCGCCTGCGGCCTGA
- a CDS encoding 2-hydroxychromene-2-carboxylate isomerase → MPIIDFWYEFASNYAFLAAMRIEAVAERAGVGVRWRPFMLGPIFAAQGLTTSPFNLFPIKGRHMIRDMERQCAAIGLAFVKPDPFPQNGLAAARIALIGHDAGWGPEFSRRVYRAEFVEGRTISDRDVLTAILDELGLDAGAVLAASETPDNKGRLKAQTETALGLGIFGAPSFITADGELFWGNDRLEQALHWARYGTLEGLLPRL, encoded by the coding sequence ATGCCCATCATCGACTTCTGGTACGAATTCGCCTCGAACTACGCCTTCCTCGCCGCCATGCGCATCGAGGCGGTGGCCGAGCGCGCGGGCGTCGGCGTGCGCTGGAGGCCGTTCATGCTCGGTCCCATCTTCGCCGCGCAGGGCCTGACCACTTCCCCCTTCAACCTGTTCCCGATCAAGGGCCGCCACATGATCCGCGACATGGAGCGGCAATGCGCGGCGATCGGCCTGGCCTTCGTCAAGCCCGATCCGTTCCCCCAGAACGGGCTCGCTGCCGCCCGCATCGCGCTGATCGGCCATGACGCGGGCTGGGGCCCGGAATTCTCCCGCCGGGTCTATCGCGCCGAGTTCGTCGAGGGCCGCACGATCTCGGACCGCGATGTTCTGACCGCGATCCTGGACGAGCTTGGCCTCGACGCCGGGGCGGTGCTCGCGGCATCGGAGACGCCCGACAACAAGGGCCGTCTCAAGGCGCAGACCGAAACGGCCCTCGGCCTCGGCATCTTCGGCGCGCCGAGCTTCATCACTGCCGACGGCGAATTGTTCTGGGGCAACGACCGGCTCGAACAGGCGCTGCATTGGGCGCGCTACGGGACACTGGAGGGTCTGCTGCCGCGTCTGTGA